One Solanum lycopersicum chromosome 2, SLM_r2.1 genomic region harbors:
- the LOC101262370 gene encoding uncharacterized protein isoform X1, with the protein MRLKNKSRNLTTIRCYPGRRCSFSVLLWSIVGCLVLLNLYCFIFEKDAPHGGAHLRINQHQHFRELEEVEEDNIQMPPPRKRSARAVKRKPKRPTTLIEEFLDEASQLRHVFFPGLRTAIDPCRSSGNDTYYYYPGRMWLDTEGNPIQAHGGGILHDQRTKMYYWYGEYKDGPTYHAHKKGAARVDVIGVGCYSSKDLWTWKNEGIVLAAEEHNETHDLYKLNVLERPKVIYNEKTGKYVMWMHIDDTNYTKALTGVAISDLPTGPFNYLYSKRPHGYESRDMTLFKDDDGVAYLVYSSEDNSELHIGPLNEEYMDVTQSMRRILVGQHREAPALFKHEGTYYMITSGCTGWAPNEALAHAAESIMGPWETIGNPCIGGNKVFRETTFFAQSTFVLPLPELHGSFIFMADRWNPADLKDSRYVWLPLRVSGPVDHPLEYNFGFPLWSRVSVYWHKRWRLPYRWQEIN; encoded by the exons ATGAGGTTGAAGAACAAATCCAGGAATCTAACGACTATACGTTGCTATCCAGGACGCAGATGCTCATTTTCAGTTCTCTTATGGAGTATAGTCGGTTGCCTTGTTTTACTTAATCTATATTGCTTTATTTTCGAAAAGGATGCACCGCATGGGGGTGCACACTTACGTATTAACCAGCACCAACACTTTCGTGAGCTTGAAGAGGTTGAGGAGGATAATATACAGATGCCACCACCAAGGAAGCGATCCGCACGTGCTGTCAAACGGAAGCCTAAGCGACCAACCACCTTGATTGAAGAATTTCTTGACGAGGCTTCGCAGCTAAGGCATGTCTTTTTTCCTGGTCTAAGAACTGCAATAGATCCTTGTAGGAGTTCTGGAAATGATACCTATTATTATTACCCTGGAAGAATGTGGTTGGATACTGAGGGAAACCCCATACAAGCTCATGGGGGAGGTATTCTACACGATCAGAGAACAAAAATGTATTATTGGTACGGTGAGTATAAAGATGGGCCAACGTATCATGCTCACAAAAAAGGAGCAGCACGA GTTGATGTTATCGGTGTTGGTTGCTATTCATCCAAAGATTTGTGGACTTGGAAAAATGAAGGAATTGTTTTGGCAGCAGAAGAACATAATGAGACACATGATTTGTACAAGTTAAATGTACTGGAGAGGCCAAAAGTAATTTACAATGAGAAGACAGGTAAATATGTAATGTGGATGCATATTGATGATACAAACTACACAAAAGCTTTGACTGGCGTAGCCATAAGCGACCTCCCCACTGGTCCATTTAATTATCTGTACAGTAAACGGCCCCACGGATATGAAAGCAGGGATATGACACTCTTCAAAGATGATGATGGTGTTGCATACCTCGTTTACTCCTCAGAGGACAACAGTGAGCTTCATATTGGTCCACTTAATGAAGAGTACATGGACGTGACCCAATCCATGAGAAGGATTCTTGTTGGACAACACAGGGAAGCCCCTGCTTTGTTCAAACATGAAGGAACCTATTACATGATCACGTCAGGTTGCACTGGTTGGGCTCCGAACGAGGCCCTAGCTCATGCAGCTGAATCAATTATGGGGCCATGGGAGACCATTGGAAATCCGTGCATCGGTGGGAACAAAGTTTTTAGAGAAACAACTTTCTTTGCTCAGAGCACATTTGTGCTTCCTTTGCCTGAGCTACATGGTTCCTTTATTTTTATGGCAGATCGGTGGAATCCAGCTGACTTGAAGGATTCAAGGTATGTTTGGTTACCTTTAAGAGTATCGGGGCCAGTAGACCATCCTCTTGAGTACAATTTTGGCTTCCCCTTATGGTCCAGAGTGTCTGTTTATTGGCATAAAAGATGGAGACTTCCTTATAGATGGCAGGAAATAAATTGA
- the LOC101262370 gene encoding uncharacterized protein isoform X2, with protein MSRDFVQSSVWLFSGRRCSFSVLLWSIVGCLVLLNLYCFIFEKDAPHGGAHLRINQHQHFRELEEVEEDNIQMPPPRKRSARAVKRKPKRPTTLIEEFLDEASQLRHVFFPGLRTAIDPCRSSGNDTYYYYPGRMWLDTEGNPIQAHGGGILHDQRTKMYYWYGEYKDGPTYHAHKKGAARVDVIGVGCYSSKDLWTWKNEGIVLAAEEHNETHDLYKLNVLERPKVIYNEKTGKYVMWMHIDDTNYTKALTGVAISDLPTGPFNYLYSKRPHGYESRDMTLFKDDDGVAYLVYSSEDNSELHIGPLNEEYMDVTQSMRRILVGQHREAPALFKHEGTYYMITSGCTGWAPNEALAHAAESIMGPWETIGNPCIGGNKVFRETTFFAQSTFVLPLPELHGSFIFMADRWNPADLKDSRYVWLPLRVSGPVDHPLEYNFGFPLWSRVSVYWHKRWRLPYRWQEIN; from the exons GACGCAGATGCTCATTTTCAGTTCTCTTATGGAGTATAGTCGGTTGCCTTGTTTTACTTAATCTATATTGCTTTATTTTCGAAAAGGATGCACCGCATGGGGGTGCACACTTACGTATTAACCAGCACCAACACTTTCGTGAGCTTGAAGAGGTTGAGGAGGATAATATACAGATGCCACCACCAAGGAAGCGATCCGCACGTGCTGTCAAACGGAAGCCTAAGCGACCAACCACCTTGATTGAAGAATTTCTTGACGAGGCTTCGCAGCTAAGGCATGTCTTTTTTCCTGGTCTAAGAACTGCAATAGATCCTTGTAGGAGTTCTGGAAATGATACCTATTATTATTACCCTGGAAGAATGTGGTTGGATACTGAGGGAAACCCCATACAAGCTCATGGGGGAGGTATTCTACACGATCAGAGAACAAAAATGTATTATTGGTACGGTGAGTATAAAGATGGGCCAACGTATCATGCTCACAAAAAAGGAGCAGCACGA GTTGATGTTATCGGTGTTGGTTGCTATTCATCCAAAGATTTGTGGACTTGGAAAAATGAAGGAATTGTTTTGGCAGCAGAAGAACATAATGAGACACATGATTTGTACAAGTTAAATGTACTGGAGAGGCCAAAAGTAATTTACAATGAGAAGACAGGTAAATATGTAATGTGGATGCATATTGATGATACAAACTACACAAAAGCTTTGACTGGCGTAGCCATAAGCGACCTCCCCACTGGTCCATTTAATTATCTGTACAGTAAACGGCCCCACGGATATGAAAGCAGGGATATGACACTCTTCAAAGATGATGATGGTGTTGCATACCTCGTTTACTCCTCAGAGGACAACAGTGAGCTTCATATTGGTCCACTTAATGAAGAGTACATGGACGTGACCCAATCCATGAGAAGGATTCTTGTTGGACAACACAGGGAAGCCCCTGCTTTGTTCAAACATGAAGGAACCTATTACATGATCACGTCAGGTTGCACTGGTTGGGCTCCGAACGAGGCCCTAGCTCATGCAGCTGAATCAATTATGGGGCCATGGGAGACCATTGGAAATCCGTGCATCGGTGGGAACAAAGTTTTTAGAGAAACAACTTTCTTTGCTCAGAGCACATTTGTGCTTCCTTTGCCTGAGCTACATGGTTCCTTTATTTTTATGGCAGATCGGTGGAATCCAGCTGACTTGAAGGATTCAAGGTATGTTTGGTTACCTTTAAGAGTATCGGGGCCAGTAGACCATCCTCTTGAGTACAATTTTGGCTTCCCCTTATGGTCCAGAGTGTCTGTTTATTGGCATAAAAGATGGAGACTTCCTTATAGATGGCAGGAAATAAATTGA
- the LOC101262675 gene encoding protein SHORT-ROOT produces MDTLFRLVSLQQQQQQQSDQYSFNSSRTSSSSRSSNKQNSTYNYHPHHNHQDEECFNFFMDEDDFSSSSSKHNNYPPPHYNQYQQISTPTTTSSTPTHQSQSQYDHQFSPARDLNLEFASSFSGKWATDILLETSRAIADKNSTRVQQLMWMLNELSSPYGDTEQKLASYFLQALFSRMTDSGERCYRTLLSASDKTCSFESTRKLVLKFQEVSPWTTFGHVASNGAIMEALEGESKLHIIDISNTYCTQWPTLLEALATRTDETPHLRLTTVVAAASGGAASVQKVMKEIGSRMEKFARLMGVPFKFNVIHHVGNLSELDMGALDIKEEEALAINCIGALHSVTPAGNRRDYLISLFRRLQPRIVTIVEEEADLDVGVDGFDFVNGFQECLKWIRVYFESLDESFSKTSNERLMLERQAGRSIVDLLACPPSESMERRETGAKWSHRMHAGGFSPVLYSDEVCDDVRALLRRYKDGWSMGQCGGDSAGIFLSWKEQPVVWASAWKP; encoded by the coding sequence ATGGATACTTTGTTTAGGTTAGTTAGccttcaacaacaacaacaacaacaatctgATCAATACTCTTTTAACTCCAGCAGAACTTCAAGCAGCTCTAGATCTTCTAACAAACAAAACAGCACATACAATTATCATCCacatcataatcatcaagaCGAAGAATGCTTCAACTTTTTCATGGATGAAGatgatttctcttcttcttcttctaaacacAACAACTATCCTCCTCCTCATTACAATCAATATCAACAAATCTCCACACCCACAACTACAAGCAGTACCCCAACACATCAATCTCAATCTCAATATGATCATCAATTCTCCCCAGCACGTGATTTAAATCTCGAATTCGCTTCCTCATTTTCTGGAAAATGGGCCACAGACATTCTTCTAGAAACTTCTCGTGCCATAGCCGATAAGAACAGTACACGTGTCCAACAGCTCATGTGGATGTTGAATGAGCTGAGCTCCCCCTATGGAGATACCGAACAAAAATTggcttcttattttcttcaagCATTATTTAGCCGTATGACGGATTCTGGCGAACGATGCTATCGTACCTTATTATCCGCTTCGGATAAAACATGTTCGTTCGAGTCAACGAGGAAATTAGTTTTGAAATTTCAGGAAGTTAGCCCTTGGACAACTTTTGGTCACGTTGCATCCAATGGTGCAATTATGGAAGCGTTAGAAGGTGAATCGAAGTTGCATATAATTGATATTAGCAACACGTATTGTACTCAATGGCCTACTTTACTAGAAGCACTAGCAACCCGCACCGACGAAACACCGCATCTCCGCCTCACGACGGTGGTTGCAGCTGCTAGCGGAGGTGCAGCGTCGGTGCAAAAAGTAATGAAGGAGATTGGTAGTAGAATGGAAAAATTTGCTAGGCTTATGGGCGTACCGTTTAAATTCAACGTGATTCACCACGTGGGAAATTTGTCTGAGTTGGATATGGGTGCGTTAGATATTAAAGAAGAGGAAGCGCTAGCAATTAATTGTATTGGTGCGTTACATTCGGTTACGCCAGCTGGCAATCGAAGGGATTATTTGATATCATTATTTAGGAGGTTACAACCTAGGATTGTTACAATTGTTGAAGAAGAGGCTGATCTTGATGTGGGCGTTGATGGTTTCGATTTTGTTAATGGTTTTCAAGAATGTTTGAAATGGATTAGGgtttattttgaatcattagACGAGAGTTTTTCGAAAACAAGTAATGAACGTTTGATGCTAGAGCGACAAGCAGGACGTTCGATTGTTGATTTACTAGCATGCCCACCATCAGAGTCAATGGAGAGGAGAGAAACGGGGGCAAAATGGTCACATCGTATGCATGCAGGAGGGTTCAGTCCGGTTTTATATAGTGATGAAGTTTGTGATGATGTTAGAGCTTTGTTGAGAAGGTATAAAGATGGGTGGTCGATGGGACAGTGTGGCGGAGATTCCGCCGGCATATTCTTGTCGTGGAAGGAACAGCCGGTGGTGTGGGCCAGTGCATGGAAgccttaa
- the LOC101261768 gene encoding peptidyl-prolyl cis-trans isomerase CYP65 → MGKKQHSKDRMFITKTEWATEWGGAKSKELKTPFKRLPFYCCALTFTPFEDPVCTKDGNVFEIMHIVPYIRKYGRNPVTGAPMKQEDLIPLTFHKNSEGEYHCPVLNKVFTEFTHIVAVRTTGNVFCYEAVKELNIKTKNWKELLTDEAFSREDLITIQNPNALDTKVLLDFDHVKKNLKVDDEEIQKMHSDPTYNINITGDIKQMLKELGSEKAKEIALHGGGGNKAQNERAAALEAILAARSRIKDDAKTKENGEGTAQQTFSIVDAASASVHGRSAAAAKAGSTDKTAARIALHMAGERTPVNAKLVKSRFTTGAASRSFTSTSYDPVTKNEYEYVKVEKNPKKKGYVQLHTTHGDLNIELHCDITPRACENFITLCEQGYYNGVAFHRNIRNFMIQGGDPTGTGKGGESIWGKPFKDEVHSKLLHSGRGVVSMANSGPHSNGSQFFILYKSATHLNFKHTVFGMVVGGLPTLSTMEKVPVDDDDRPLEEIKIISVEVYVNPYAELDEEEEKTNDDNKTEDADNEKVGSWYSNPGTGTSEIQAVGSGIGKYLKARAAQADSKTYSDSSLPPISVVKKRKTGSSTAELKDFSAW, encoded by the exons CTTAAAACCCCTTTTAAACGGCTTCCCTTCTATTGCTGCGC TCTTACATTTACACCGTTCGAGGACCCAGTATGCACAAAAGATGGCAATGTTTTTGAAATAAT gCATATAGTTCCATACATCAGGAAATATGGGAGGAATCCAGTAACTGGGGCACCTATGAAGCAAGAAGACTTAATTCCTCTTACTTTCCACAAGAACTCTGAAG GAGAGTATCATTGTCCGGTCTTGAACAAGGTTTTTACAGAGTTCACACATATAGTTGCTGTAAGAACTACGGGAAATGTTTTCTGTTATGAG GCAGTTAAAGAACTGAATATCAAAACAAAGAACTGGAAGGAGCTTCTCACTGATGAAGCATTCTCTAGAGAAGACCTTATAACAATTCAA AATCCTAATGCACTGGACACCAAGGTGCTTCTAGATTTTGATCAtgttaagaaaaatttaaaggttGACGATGAAG AAATACAGAAAATGCATTCTGACCCAACATACAACATAAATATTACTGGGGACATCAAGCAAATGCTCAAGGAACTTGGAAGTGAGAAAGCGAAAGAGATTGCACTGCATGGTGGAGGTGGGAACAAGGCACAGAATGAAAGAGCTGCTGCTCTTGAGGCTATTTTAGCTGCAAGATCACGTATCAAAGATGACgcgaaaacaaaagaaaatggtgAAGGAACAGCGCAGCAGACTTTCAGCATTGTGGATGCTGCATCTGCGTCAGTTCATGGAAGAAGTGCTGCTGCTGCAAAGGCTGGTTCAACTGATAAAACAGCTGCGCGGATAGCTTTGCACATGGCGGGTGAAAGGACTCCAGTAAATGCTAAGCTG GTTAAGAGTCGTTTTACCACTGGTGCTGCTTCTCGATCCTTCACTTCCACCTCCTATGATCCGGTAACAAagaatgaatatgaatatgttaaagtTGAGAAAAATCCCAAGAAGAAAGGTTATGTCCAGCTGCATACAACACATGGTGATTTGAACATTGAGCTTCATTGTGACATAACTCCAAGGGCATGTGAGAACTTCATTACTCTTTGTGAACAAGGTTATTATAATGGAGTAGCTTTTCACAGAAACATCCG GAATTTCATGATTCAAGGTGGTGATCCAACTGGGACAGGGAAAGGAGGTGAGTCGATCTGGGGTAAGCCCTTCAAGGATGAAGTGCACTCCAAGTTGCTGCATTCTGGTAGAGGTGTTGTTAGCATGGCTAATTCTGGTCCTCACTCAAATGGCTCACAGTTCTTCATCCTGTACAAGTCTGCCACTCACTTAAATTTCAAACATACCGTCTTTGGTATGGTTGTTGGAGGCTTGCCAACACTTTCCACCATGGAGAAAGTCCCTGTTGATGACGATGACCGACCTCTG GAAGAAATCAAGATAATAAGTGTAGAAGTTTATGTAAACCCCTATGCAGAGCTTGatgaagaagaggagaaaacaAACGATGACAACAAAACTGAAGATGCAGACAAT GAGAAGGTTGGATCATGGTACAGCAATCCTGGAACTGGAACCTCAGAGATTCAAGCTGTTGGCAGTGGAATTGGGAAGTATTTGAAAGCAAGGGCTGCACAGGCTGATTCCAAAACTTATTCTGATAGCAGTCTGCCACCTATTTCTGTAGTGAAGAAGAGAAAAACAGGCTCATCAACAGCAGAACTTAAAGATTTTTCAGCATGGTAG